In Balaenoptera acutorostrata chromosome 3, mBalAcu1.1, whole genome shotgun sequence, the genomic stretch ATAGTCAGATTTTGAGGTTTTGAAAAATCACAGGATAATTTTACATGGAAGTAAAGAACCGAATAGTTTGCCATTGCAACCACTATCAATGGCACATCAGTAATACCTTCTGATAATGGGCTATGGGACAAGCAGGATAAGCCTTTGGTTAAGTGAAATTGTCAGCATCTTGCAACTCCACTCCATTCTCTCCCATTCAATCAAGTACCTTCAATGTAAGTGAGAAAAATATCAATACtgtaatctgtattttaaaacctCCATACACTAATAGTGGAACTATTCTAATTCTCATGCACCTCATAGCTGATTTGATGAGCACACACTAAGATTTGGAATAACTGCCTTAATACATGGAATTTTTAAGAATAAGTGATCATTGAGAGATATTCATATGATGATATAAGGTACATTTGAGAATTCCcttcaacttaaaaataattctaatccAAATCTCCAAAATACTTTCTAAACTAATAAGCTTGAcccattttcttaataattatatgtcaattaaaatgTATAGTAAGATGTGCTTGAAAAATAGTCAAGGTGACAAAACAAATCCAACATGCTAAAGACTCCTCATTTACTAATGGATTTGCTcatatttactttcttttagAGACCATGACGGGTAACAATATTTGATGAAAGACAGAGACACTCTAGAGCTCATTTCTCATGAAAGGAATGAAGGTTGCCAATGGATACTTCCTGTTTTGTAAAAACACAGAGACAATATGGTGATTTATATGATATGCAGCACATAGAGTATTTTTGCAattgttgtcattttaaaatatgcagaacTTCCCTGAGCCAAAggttaatataataatatattgcaTTGCTGCACTTCCTTCTGAATTACCTTCCCCCGTATAAATGAATCACTAAAATCTAATTGACAAatgcttcttcctcctcctaaAAAAATCTTACCATTTCTGAATTAATCTTTCTTAAAAATCCTATTATTCTACCATTCAAATAGCTTTAGTAGCTCCCCATTTTCTAGAACGTCTAAatcccattgtttattttctgttttacctGCCAAGCCTTATTAAGCCATAGTGCTTCTGTGAAAAGCTCGTTATTCAGTTTTGATAGGTCTCTTGGTCTGCTTAACACTTGGCTCATTCCCTACTCCTTGCCTTCCTTCCTTACTGCTtgctttccttccttcactcCAGGAATGACTTTCCCGTCATAATACCCATCCAATGATTTCCCATTCTTCTAAGACCCAACTGAAACTTCCTGTTCTCTTAAGTCTCCTGATTTCTGTAACTTTTATTCATCCTCCATGTCTCTGAATTATAGTGTATCTGATTTATTCTATGTCATGACAAAATGTCTACTCTTTTACATATGTAGCCAAAACATTCTGAGGTCAGTACTAGGCTTTATCTATTTCCTCAGAAAATAGCTCCCACAACAtgtgatattttaaagtattttagagGTGCTTAATAAATTCATGATTGATTGATGGAGCATCAATCAAGGTTACTAAGCAACCAAAGTAAGAAAACTATTAATGAATAATCACCTCTTGATTATCAAAGGCTtaattataaagtatataaatttcAAGATCATTTTCACACATCAActctttctatttttagtttaaaaaaacacaaaaacaatagGTTTTCATAAAGTTAGCACGTATACTAGATTTTAATTTGGGCATAATAATGAAAGAGGGAGGTAAAATATTGGAAGTATTTGGTAGTATTGAGTAATTTGTCCATGCTATGGCTTTCCTCtatcatcaattttaaaaaacggCTAGTTAGCTCTACAACAGACCATTTGGACCCATATTCTAAGACTTGTATTACTTACAGTCTTGTGGGTAAATCATATATGAAATAGGCACTTATTTTTCAACATGCCATCATACCATATGGTAAGCCTACTGTTTTTGTCCATAATATGAATAAGCATAAATATATCTCTTATCATACTCTATAAATAAAAACTGCCTTTTCTGCACTGacatacacactttttttttattgactcaCCTATAATAAATGAGGAGATGCTAATAAAACAGGATTGACAATGTTTTACAAATCTAgctacagagaaagaagaaagcatgtattaaaaacaaacctGAGGTTAAAATAGCACGGTGTTCGCATTTTGAAATTCTTAGGGGaaacgtgcatgcacacacatgcacacacatacacacacacccacacatgcacaatccttattttttaaagagttatagAAAATCTTATTACAATGGTATTGTTAGTTATTTGAAACATATGGGGAGAGGCAGGATCCTGAAGCGTAGCAACTCTGGAGAGTTTAGTATTAGAAGATGGAGGACATGCAGTGCCATTCAATCAGGAAAACAGGTTTGGCAGGCAACAGTTATGGCTGTTCCAATTTCCCTCTCCCAGCAGGTGTTGCTATGGCACAAGAATAGCCTCTGAGGGATTCAGTGGAACATAAAGTGTAAGATgaaagagcaaaagagaaaatcatTCTTTGAGTCGCATTCATATTTTCTCTGCTACACAAGCTAACAAGGCCAGTTGCAAGTAAATACAGGTTCTATTCTTGCTGCCTcataaacagataaatgaagGGGACCTTAAGCTGGGGTTGCTTATGTAGCATTTGCTTAAGTTTAGTTTTCAAGTATCTTGAATTGCTATGATCTTCACATAATTTGGTTTGCTAACTTGAGCttatagtaaaatattttctagaatcATTAATGTAAATCTATATCAACAAGACAATTTTTTACTGACATTTTTGGGAAAAGATGTGAAAGCATACTTTTTTTCTGAGTTTAACCTCCCTTTCCTGACTTATTGTATGTGTTTCTCATGTACTGAAGTACAGAAATGAACGACGGTCACTGACTAATTATGTAAAGTCTCGCATGTGAAAAACTTGTTTTCTTTGAGACAACTAAATAAAAAAACAGGACCAAGATAATTCTGCTTGCTAGTGACTCGAATTATGTTAACATTTTAGCAAGCTAGGAATCTGAACTAGACTGAGAAGaccttgctttttttctgtaataagaaAGGAGATACTATAATAGTCAAAACCTCAAAGTGCTAAGATCTTTAATTACTAAGATATGACCAGGTCATTTGATGAAAAGATAATCAATCTATAATCATTTCTGGGAAATAGGGGACCAATTCCTCAACTTAACTCTCTACTGTTAATCAAGTTCCATTTCAtgtttggtatatatttttttcaataatgcaGAGTAAAGGTGGAAAACTATAGTTAATTGGGTATAAACAATTGATTAAGAATTTAAAGTTGAAAAGTTGAATACCACATTCTATACATGCATTATACAGAGTAAAGGTAACAAACAGGAAAGAGTCCAATAGCTTAAAAGTTAGCTCAGAGATTCCCAAATTCCTGGAATCCTGATATTCCATTACACATTTGTGTTCTTGCCTACTCACTCTTGAAAATGGCGCCATGATTTatccaaatatatttaaatgtgtgtATAAATGCACTATCCCTTAAATTAACATTATGGGAGTAACAAAAGCAGAACTGCATGTATGAAAACTTATGCCCTAGGCTGGAGCTATTACCGATTCATTTTAATACACATTTTTGAGCCCCTCAAATAGGTAAATATGCTTAAGACTGGGGGCAAGAGAGATAAATTAGACCTTTAACTACCTTTAAAACTTTCAGTATGCATTATGGAAGCTGATAAATAGGGAGAATTCTCAGTAACTGATAACTGCTCAcaatcatttttaaatcagaaggCCTTTTTTAATTGACATGTATAGTCTGGAAGAGTTGTAAGTGTACAAGATTAGAAATTTGACTTGGACACAGGGCCtaaccacttactagctgtgcaatCTTGGATTGTCTTAATCTGTTTTCTCATCAGCAAATAAGGCTGAGGAAAAGGAGAATTTAATGAGAATTTAAAGGTAAAATGGCATAATGCACATTAGAGCATCCTCTGAAGTGTAAAGTATTTCAAGTTGTGTAATATACCTGTAAAGAGCAAGGCTCAGGTCTGGCAGCCTAGATTCAGATCTtagctctaccacttattagctgcATGACCTCAGGAAAGCTATCTAGCCAGTATCTCTCAGTTTAAGGAAAGTGAATATAATATTACCtacttcaattttctttttttagaattaaGCAGTATAATACACATAAAATCTTGAACACAAGGTCTCTcatatagtaaacactcaatgTATGTTAGTTATTATATTTTCTCCTCAATGTCTTTTATTATGGTGATATCAATGACTGTATTTTATTGTTCTGCATATATTTCTATATTGAgggcaaatattttgttttattcataccTGTGATGTCTCAAGTACTGAACATGGGTACACATCGggtcaacaaaatattttataaatttgatatatatatatatctcattacCATTGACAGCTGTCTTGGAAATATGCATTCATTTACGATGAGGACACTATTTGAAGAAGATAACATTTTGGAAAGGACAGGAGTGAACCTTTTTAATCTGAGTAGTCAGAGGCATCCCCCAAAGCCATCCAAGGAAAGAAGGTGCAGATTTCTGCCGTTAGTTATAATAATTTGAACCGTGTGTTTGGACTGTATTATAAAATGGCACATAATACAGATATCCTAGCGCCCATTCTATTCCTATGAAGTAATGAGGTTTGGACATTCCTcaatacatctctctctctcttacgaAGATGACAAAATGTCATTGCTGTACATTTTCACAAAGGTCAGGGTGTTGCCATGAAAACTGGGAACCAATAAGTAAAAAGGAACTGTCTGATCATGTTAATTATGTGATTGCTTTCCTGTGGGTGAAGGAATTCTAAATTAAAAGGATAAGCTATAAATTATATATCAAAAGTGCAATGAAAGCATAGCAAAAGAAAGATGCTTTAAAGAAAtccacaatttattttattttctagaggAGGGGGCCCCAATCCCTGGGTcgtggaccggtactggtccgtggcctgttggGGAACCggaccacacagcaggaggtgagaagCGGGCGggtgagcaagcgaagcttcatcggCCGCTCCCCATctctcacattactgcctgaaccatccggCCCCCTCCTCCCCGCACCACGCTCAGTCTGTGGAgtaattgtcttccatgaaacctgtccctggtgccaaaaaggttggggaccgctgttctaGAGCAACTGTTGCTCACAGTGATAAACTCTTCAATGCCTAATGGCTAGAAAAATCAATTTACTTCTATAATAAAAAGGCCATTTGTCTCCTTGTAGAATCCATCTGACGTTGTTTGGCCTCTTATACATGATAACTCTGAACAATGCCTGTGGTTTACAAATTCCCTAATTAAATCACTGATTATGTACTACTGAATATGCCTTATCCTGTGGAAATAGACACTATCaccattttaataaacattttgacATAAAATGAAGCTGGCTCTTTCATGCTTTGTCAAGAGCAAAGTGAAATAACCAGTGAACACAATGTTCCATCAACAGATCAGGACCACATGTTCTTTAGAGCAAATGAGGTTTAATTAACAGATCCATTAGCAGAGAACTGGTCAGTTAAAACATAGGAGAAGGGTTTTCTTATAACACATGGACACTTTATTAACAAATATTCTACAAATGCATGATTGTATTTTATGATCCATTCTGCCCGTCTGTAGAAGTATAGAATGCTACAGTAAAAATATGGGCCTGATTTTAAAACCACATTAAAAACTCATATAACGTCATTGATTGGAATGATATATAACTCATTCTAAGCTAATAAGTGTGTGAATAGAGTTTAGtaccattttattaatatagTTTTACATTCCATTTTATTCCTAAGCAAGgatatttccatttaaatgtCAACTAAATACATTCTGTTTACAAGTATTATTTAGATAGTCTTGGTGAAAGTGGACTACTTATGTTTCATTTATAGTGAACTGTAATTCATACTAAATGCATTTTAGAGTGCAGACATTTGAACTccttgtcattttattatttctacttcACGTATTTAAATTACCAATATATTTCATACTGTGCATAGAACCTTTTTTTAAAGTGCAATGATATGCTTTTAATTTCACATCTTTTTAAATCTCATCATTATTATGGTAGAACATCCCTAAAATTTGGGAAATTCTGATGTATTTACCTGATTTATTTATGTACTCAGAGGAATCTGGTGCCCTCAGTTCTTCCCTTCCCCTGCAAACTATTGTCTTGTCTCCTTATCTAAAGCTTTCAGTTCTGAGCCTAGGCTGTCTCTTAGGCTGACTTTCACCCAACAGGACCACCCAGGCTCCAATTCTTTAGTCAGAGAGGTAAGAAGGCAGACATGCCATGATTTGGGTTTCCTGAAATGGATTcacttaacaaaaatatttacatttctcaCAGCTTATCCCTGGAGTCTGAAATCTCATTACGTGTGCTTGCTCCGTTGAGAAGCTGTGTGTTTTGTGTAAAGAACCTGGGTTTTGCAGTCAGAATTGACCTATGTTCAACACTTTGAAATGCATCAGCATATGCTAATGTTTTGCTTCTCAAATTGGGTGtggttatatatgtgtgtaaactATTTGAGCTTCATGCTTACAATTCAtgcatttttctatgtttttgttACGTTGctatgaaagttaaaaaaaaaattcttcaccaTAGACAATGTGATCTACACTTGCGTGCTGCAAGTTTTAATGTATAGACTAGGGTTACTTTAATATGTAATTCATGCCACTCAGGAGTACACATCCCTAGATGTGGTTAGGCAGCATTTTAAAGACACAAACCCTGGGTCCACTCTTCTCAGGAAGCTAGAACAAGACAAGTATCATCATGTTGAGTTGCCCTAGAGAATTTTTAACCTAGCATAACGCTGAAAGTGGTCTCCTTTGGTGAAATGAATATTGCTCAATCTATGCACCTAGGTTAGAATAGGGTAAGGCCATGCCCCATTTTAGTGAGAGGAATATGAGATGGGCAAATGGGACCTGACATCCTAACACTCTTTGAAGTGGTGTTCTCAGAGTAGGGGAGAGTGTTGTGCCCCACTATCAACCCAACACATGGTCACATGAACCAACTAGAATATTACCTGAATtccttttagaatattttaataccTGCCTACAGTGTGATCTTTTGATGCAAGGCCCTTGTCAAAGGCCATAACTGAATATCAGACTCACCTGCGATAGTAAAGGGACATACCCATGTAACGTAAGATGCTGCAAGCTTATACTGAATTTGGAATCTGAGACTGTAAACTTGAATCAGGTTATGGTTATAGGAAGTGAACAAGTACCTAAGCTTTGGGATCCCATTTCCCTCTCTATAAATGGAAGGCACTAGGTAATCTATAAACATCCTCAGTATTTAAAAACGATGCCAATAACTGAGACAtttagaaatctttttaaaatgttttacaaaataGGTATATGGGGACCTGCTccaataatcttttatttttatttaaaaatagatattcagAATTCATAAATATCCTCAAATTGTGCCACCAAAATCCTAATTGTAatgattttctaaatttatttaatctctttgctAAGCTCACTGATATCCCACAATGAAGGATGAAAAATTAAGACTGTAAAAACTAATGAGgccctttttatatattaaaatgaattcatTTGTAAGCAGATTTTCAGGGGAAAGTCCTTTGCATTAATGGTAGTTCTAACTTCTATTTTGGAGCTATTGTAAGAAATAGCTTTAAGACATTCCAAACTGTAAAATGAAACTTAGTCACTACAAACAAATTATATCACTATAATAATTGttctatctaattccagaaatCTAGGATTCTAGATCTTTTGCTATCACATAGACCAAAACGGCGATCAAACTGTTAGTCTATGGATCTAGTCTCTATGGCTACTTCTATTTATTTCTCTGTTGTTCAATTGATAATGGTAGCTTGGTAGTGTCATCTAAAATTGACATAAAAATTCCAAGTGTTATCATAATCATATCAATAGTGAATCTAATACCACTCACCACATttctatcttctcctcttgtcaaGAGATGCAGAGTGAGTCCTGGTATTGTAGCTTTAAATAATATACCCTGATTTACATCCATTCTCAACTATAAGTTTGATGGAGACATTTATTCTTCATCAGTTAATgaatataattttcataattctttCTTTAACTTGTGTAAGTTATTGctagttattataatattaagtACAAATTATGGAACTAACTAATTGTGTTCACTCCTCTGGATTAGAAGAATCTCtattcagtcatttaaaattcaaatagttTCCACGTCCCCATTGCTTGCATTTATAAGTGGATGAGGGTATAGGAAACATAAATTGGGCATTCTTTCCTATTTCTCATTGACCTGCTCTTATCTCAATGTAATCTGGGAATTTCAAAAGGTGTTTAATTCTGCCAAGTGAAGGAAATCCTCAACACATGACACAGTAATTAGACAATAGCTAATTAACCACTGTTAAACTATGGCTTGTAAGGTAGAATCTTGGTTCTGATAGTTGGGGAAGAAAGTGCTGGATATTTTAAGATGATAATTGGAGGAAAATCGTAAATCCGATGTTATTTTCATAATTAGATAGATTCAGTTTTATGAGAAAATTCAATATAAAAACATGATTAATGTTTATTCAACTACTACAGAAAATAGAGTTAATTTAATGCAGCCAATCTTTGCATTTATGCTCTCCCCAAAAATAAGCAGTATAAATACTGATATAATTTATGCTTCTCAAAACAACTTATAACTTCCTGACAAGGCCAactaaaaatgtttcaaatatcCTTCTCACTTTTGTAAATGATCTAATTGAAAAGAGAATTAGTGTAATTGTTGCTGTCTGtaaatctctttctctcattctctctctcttattttctctctccttcctaccCACCTTCTCTCCTTCAATTTCCAATCCTTTCACTTGAAGAAATATAAGAGCTCACTTCCACTATCAAATTCCATGCATCAATATTAAAgtacctgaaacaaatataatctTCACATGCTGATGAAAAGGTATTGAAGGCTCTAAAGATGCTGTAAATACAGGAAGTTTTCCACTGGATATTCCCCTCTTTCATTTGGTTTCCACTGACcactctttttttccattttcttcatggTTTCTGCTTTTTCCACCATGTCcttggacattttgtttgtttgtttttgcttcacactctcttcttggaTAAGCTCATCCACTTCTAATTAAGGCAACTGCTTGTGAAGTCCATGTTCTACTTCTGACCTTTCTCTCGATTATTAAACCTTTTGTTTTGGACCATACAACAATCTTTTATTATGTatgggttttaaaaattatttctgcaaTCTCTCCATAgacaggcaaaaaaataaaagtattgttTAGCATATTGGAACGTGCAAACTTGATCACTGAATAGAGAAGGGAAAATTATCCCTACAACACGCTTAACCAGGAGGCCAATTCATCTGCCGACCTCCAAGAACATGGAGATGAACACGATAGACAGACTGTCCCCCATCTGAACCTTCATTCACCACCATTTGATAACCCTTCTTCAGGCCCAGATTAGCAGCACATTTCTTGCCAACAATCATTAAATGTCCAAGAAGACTTTCACTATTATCTTCTGCTGCAGAAATCTGGGATATATGTTTCTTGGGTATCACCAGAAAATGTGTTGGTGCCTGAGGGGAAATGTCATGGAAAGCGAGACACTGGTCATCCTCATAAATGATTTTGGCTGGAATTTCCTTGTGAATGATCTTCCCAAAAATCGTGTCACCACCAGGCCAGGCAGCCTGAGCCTTAGCCCAAACGCTACTTTCTAACTGGTCACCAGAAACTTGAGAATGTCTTACCAACCTTTCAAGTACACCTAATCCCAAACCAATCTGTCCTCTCAAACCTTTCCTTCAGCCCCTCATTCAGACCTAACATTCCTCAGAATGTGGCATTACCACATTCTGAACTGAAGTATAACATTTTGGAATCATAGAAGCGTAACACACtttgggaggagaggaagaactCATCTAAGCAAATGGCTTTCAACTGTATGTTTTGAATactgtgtgcacatgtatgtgttTGTGAACTTAAGTCAGAATCCCCTGTCCAAATTTAATCGTAGATAGAagttctatatataaaagagagatATATTTTGTTCTATGTGAAAtggcaagggaaataaaaaagggTAAAATTCTCATCTGGTTACTTCCCTTCCCCTCACAGTTCAGTAGACCCtgagaatagtttttaaaaatctctagttGCCATTGGAACACCATTTAGAAATCAGTTACCTAGCTGATCCCTTTATTCTACAGATGGAAAGCTTTAGGGTCCAGCCAGACATAAGGTTGCAATGCTATTAAGTGGTAAATTTGGGCCTGGACCCAAGTCCAGGGCTCTGCACACACTAAGCTGCCTGATGTCAATCAGGCACTCTCACAATTGACTTGAGAGCACTGGTCACTGACTTAACTGCCCCTTAACGAGGTTGTGAGTGTCCCTCAGCACCTCATCTGATTCCTA encodes the following:
- the LOC103015364 gene encoding adenosine 5'-monophosphoramidase HINT1-like, whose amino-acid sequence is MYYFMDVSGERGKDTEGLAGRRSMRLAHKLHLRSQLESSVWAKAQAAWPGGDTIFGKIIHKEIPAKIIYEDDQCLAFHDISPQAPTHFLVIPKKHISQISAAEDNSESLLGHLMIVGKKCAANLGLKKGYQMVVNEGSDGGQSVYRVHLHVLGGRQMNWPPG